From one Lolium rigidum isolate FL_2022 chromosome 4, APGP_CSIRO_Lrig_0.1, whole genome shotgun sequence genomic stretch:
- the LOC124650421 gene encoding uncharacterized protein LOC124650421: MEYEYQYRSSFNKEKRPPAKRGQVKMQIARGLSNLVSPSTAAVADGSKQANCNSFRRETSYN; this comes from the coding sequence ATGGAGTACGAGTACCAGTACAGGAGCAGCTTCAACAAGGAGAAGAGGCCTCCGGCGAAGAGGGGCCAGGTCAAGATGCAGATAGCGAGGGGCCTGAGCAACCTCGTCTCTCCGAGCACTGCTGCAGTTGCCGACGGCTCGAAGCAAGCAAATTGCAACAGCTTCAGAAGGGAAACAAGCTACAACTAA